In Bradyrhizobium guangxiense, the following are encoded in one genomic region:
- a CDS encoding HU family DNA-binding protein, producing MAKKDSAKKDSAKKAATVTLKHLAADIAESQDLSKKRAEAVLTDMVDLIAKHLRKGDRVRIVGLGILQVRKRAARTGRNPTTGEPIHIKASKKVTFRPVKELKEAI from the coding sequence ATGGCGAAGAAGGATTCAGCCAAGAAGGATTCGGCAAAGAAGGCAGCCACCGTCACGCTCAAGCACCTCGCCGCCGACATCGCCGAAAGCCAGGACCTGTCGAAGAAGCGCGCCGAAGCCGTCCTGACCGACATGGTCGACCTGATCGCCAAGCACCTCAGGAAGGGCGACCGCGTCCGCATCGTCGGGCTCGGCATCCTCCAGGTCCGCAAGCGCGCCGCCCGCACCGGCCGCAATCCCACCACCGGCGAGCCCATCCACATCAAGGCCAGCAAGAAGGTCACCTTCCGTCCGGTCAAGGAACTGAAAGAGGCGATCTGA
- the ihpA gene encoding divalent metal ion exporter subunit IhpA, producing MFRKGMAARIACAAACLIAGVALTPSQAQTLTMRSALSRALAASPRLTAAERDVGIATGQRIQARALINPELSYEQDDSFGSGKYRGTRSAETTLQISQAFELFGKRDARIAAGAAGVEVAAIQRRAIRLEVLSETAIAFLGVLGAQRRIQILDEQIAAIDRLTPLLRRRVEAGASSPAETGRAEVASALVKADRERFKATLASARRELAVLMGDASAKFGEVSGRFDTMGKPPTFQSVVAAIDANPQLARWTAVYAQRNAELLLARLKPYPDVRIAAGWRHYSETNDDAVRLSLSVPIPVFDQNQGNILSAQESLAKTKAEREANRNALIVIAGRAYDSLQGSLRELAMLRETAIPKAVEASEAISQGYGQGRFTLLEVLDAQASVTQARLREQEALQSFHAGVATIEGLVGNPFTLARESAR from the coding sequence ATGTTTCGTAAGGGAATGGCCGCGCGCATCGCGTGCGCGGCAGCATGCCTGATTGCAGGCGTGGCGCTCACACCGTCGCAGGCCCAGACTTTGACGATGCGAAGCGCGCTGTCGCGCGCACTGGCCGCGAGCCCGCGTCTGACGGCAGCCGAGCGCGACGTCGGCATCGCTACCGGCCAGCGCATCCAGGCGCGCGCCCTGATCAATCCGGAACTGTCCTACGAACAGGACGATTCATTCGGTTCAGGCAAATATCGCGGGACCCGATCGGCCGAGACCACGCTCCAGATCAGCCAGGCGTTCGAGCTGTTCGGCAAGCGCGACGCGCGGATCGCGGCCGGAGCTGCCGGCGTCGAGGTCGCCGCGATCCAGCGCAGGGCCATCAGGCTCGAGGTGCTGTCGGAGACCGCGATCGCCTTTCTCGGCGTGCTCGGCGCGCAGCGGCGCATCCAGATCCTCGACGAGCAGATCGCCGCCATCGACCGCCTGACGCCGCTGCTGCGCCGCCGGGTCGAAGCCGGCGCCTCCTCGCCGGCCGAGACCGGCCGCGCCGAGGTCGCCTCCGCCCTGGTGAAGGCCGACCGCGAACGCTTCAAAGCGACGCTGGCGAGCGCCCGGCGTGAGCTTGCGGTGCTGATGGGCGATGCGTCGGCGAAATTCGGCGAGGTCTCCGGCCGGTTCGACACCATGGGCAAGCCGCCGACGTTCCAGTCCGTGGTCGCCGCCATCGACGCCAATCCACAGCTGGCGCGCTGGACCGCGGTCTATGCGCAGCGCAATGCCGAGCTCTTGCTGGCGCGGCTCAAGCCCTATCCGGACGTGCGGATCGCGGCGGGCTGGCGTCACTACAGCGAGACCAATGACGATGCGGTGCGGCTCTCCCTCTCTGTGCCAATTCCCGTGTTCGACCAGAACCAGGGCAACATCCTCTCGGCGCAGGAAAGCCTCGCCAAGACCAAGGCCGAGCGCGAGGCCAATCGCAACGCGCTGATCGTGATCGCCGGCCGCGCCTACGATTCGCTGCAGGGCTCGCTGCGCGAGCTCGCGATGCTGCGCGAGACCGCGATCCCCAAGGCCGTCGAGGCGTCCGAGGCGATCTCGCAAGGCTATGGCCAGGGCCGCTTCACCCTGCTGGAGGTGCTCGATGCCCAGGCGAGCGTGACCCAGGCGCGGCTGCGCGAGCAGGAGGCGCTGCAGAGCTTTCACGCCGGCGTTGCGACCATCGAAGGTCTCGTCGGCAACCCCTTCACGCTGGCGCGGGAGAGCGCACGATGA
- a CDS encoding TonB-dependent siderophore receptor, which yields MLRSAVLATASAWVLMPQASLAQSSAQSGAQNLPSVTVTAPEARRRAATTPQRRAPRSVQAASRNKPQPQRNAGFVETPRGPVNGYVAGRSSSGTKTNTPIMETPQSVSVIGAEQIRDQKPNKLDEVLRYTAGVRAGTFGTDTRNDWWLIRGFKSEDIGLFLDGMQLFYTSYASWKLQTPNMERVEVLRGPSAVLYGGSSPSGIVNVISKMPPAEPIRYIEAGVNNFGNAYVSFDMGGPVATSPENGKLFARVVGQVQNGGTQVNFTPDNNYFIAPSFTWKPDADTSFTVLASASKQDTRGINFLPYQGTVTNARFGKIPTSFFVGDPSVDKFTREQEMLGYQFERNLTDDLTFRQNARFAHVDISYRGYVGNDWANINTATMGRYNWYAKNTATQANLDNQLEYRFNTGPVRHTMLFGVDLRGYQIDDYQAFGFGVPSINVFNPAYGGAEVPLPGSPFRNFLITQKQAGTYLQDQIKLGNFTLVLSGRNDWVETTQEARDTGATVASRDDSRFSGRAGLIYNFDSGIAPYVSYSTSYNPIIGLNASNQLFLPETGKQAEIGVKVAPVGFDGYFTVSAFDLVRQNVTTTTGAGIVPVLQNQTGEVTSRGIELEAVANVTRELKLIGAFTSYHLFTSKDLDPTLVGKTPTNTPQLLASGWADYTFKEGPLTGFGFGGGLRYIGSSWADQANTLEVPSVLLGDLTLHYEWENWRTALNVINLTDKIYVASCASATSCFYGDRRRVTASVSYKW from the coding sequence ATGCTGCGGTCGGCCGTGTTGGCGACCGCATCCGCTTGGGTCTTGATGCCGCAGGCATCGCTCGCACAATCTTCTGCGCAGAGTGGCGCGCAGAATCTGCCGTCGGTGACGGTCACCGCGCCGGAAGCGCGCCGCCGCGCGGCGACGACGCCTCAGCGCCGTGCGCCGCGCTCGGTGCAGGCCGCCAGCAGGAACAAGCCTCAGCCGCAACGCAATGCCGGCTTCGTCGAGACGCCGCGCGGTCCGGTGAACGGCTATGTCGCTGGCCGCAGCTCGTCCGGCACCAAGACCAACACGCCGATCATGGAGACGCCGCAATCGGTGTCCGTCATCGGTGCCGAGCAGATCCGTGACCAGAAGCCGAACAAGCTCGACGAGGTCTTGCGTTACACCGCCGGCGTGCGCGCAGGGACTTTCGGCACGGACACCCGCAACGACTGGTGGCTGATCCGCGGCTTCAAGTCCGAGGATATCGGCCTGTTCCTCGACGGCATGCAGCTGTTCTACACGTCCTATGCCAGCTGGAAGCTGCAGACCCCGAACATGGAGCGGGTCGAGGTGTTGCGCGGTCCGTCGGCCGTGCTTTACGGCGGATCAAGCCCGAGCGGCATCGTCAACGTCATCAGCAAGATGCCGCCGGCCGAGCCGATCCGCTACATCGAGGCGGGCGTCAACAATTTCGGCAATGCCTATGTCAGCTTCGACATGGGCGGCCCGGTCGCGACCAGCCCCGAGAACGGCAAGCTGTTCGCGCGCGTGGTCGGCCAGGTCCAGAACGGCGGCACGCAGGTTAACTTCACGCCTGATAACAACTACTTCATCGCGCCATCGTTCACCTGGAAGCCCGATGCCGACACGAGCTTCACGGTGCTGGCATCGGCCTCGAAGCAGGATACCCGCGGCATCAACTTCCTGCCCTACCAGGGCACGGTGACGAACGCGCGGTTCGGCAAGATTCCCACCAGCTTCTTCGTCGGCGATCCCAGCGTCGACAAGTTCACACGCGAGCAGGAGATGCTGGGCTATCAGTTCGAGCGCAACCTCACCGACGATTTGACGTTCAGGCAGAACGCCCGCTTCGCGCATGTCGACATCAGCTACCGCGGCTATGTCGGCAACGATTGGGCCAACATCAACACCGCCACGATGGGGCGATATAACTGGTACGCGAAGAACACCGCCACCCAGGCCAATCTCGATAACCAGCTCGAGTATCGCTTCAACACCGGTCCGGTCAGGCACACGATGCTGTTCGGTGTCGATCTGCGGGGCTATCAGATCGACGATTACCAGGCCTTCGGGTTCGGCGTGCCCTCGATCAACGTCTTCAATCCGGCCTATGGGGGAGCCGAGGTTCCGTTACCGGGCTCGCCGTTCCGCAACTTCCTGATCACGCAGAAGCAGGCCGGCACCTATCTTCAGGACCAGATCAAGCTCGGCAATTTCACGCTGGTGCTGAGCGGCCGCAATGACTGGGTCGAGACGACGCAGGAGGCCCGGGACACCGGCGCGACCGTCGCCAGCCGGGACGACAGCAGGTTCAGCGGTCGCGCCGGGTTGATCTACAATTTCGACAGCGGCATCGCGCCCTACGTGTCCTACTCGACGAGCTACAATCCGATCATCGGCCTCAATGCGTCGAACCAGCTGTTCCTGCCGGAGACCGGCAAGCAGGCCGAAATCGGCGTGAAGGTCGCGCCGGTTGGTTTCGACGGCTATTTTACCGTCTCGGCTTTCGATCTTGTTCGCCAGAACGTGACGACGACCACGGGAGCGGGCATCGTGCCGGTGCTGCAGAACCAGACCGGAGAGGTGACCTCGCGCGGCATCGAGCTGGAAGCGGTGGCCAACGTCACGCGTGAGCTGAAGCTGATTGGCGCCTTCACGTCCTATCATCTTTTCACGAGCAAGGACCTCGACCCGACCCTCGTCGGCAAGACACCGACCAACACGCCCCAGCTTCTGGCGTCGGGCTGGGCCGACTACACCTTCAAGGAAGGACCGCTGACGGGGTTCGGCTTCGGCGGCGGCTTGCGGTACATCGGCTCGTCCTGGGCCGACCAGGCCAACACGCTGGAGGTTCCCTCGGTCCTGCTCGGCGATCTCACGCTCCACTACGAATGGGAGAACTGGCGGACGGCCCTGAACGTGATCAACCTGACCGACAAGATCTACGTCGCCAGCTGCGCCTCGGCCACGTCCTGCTTCTACGGCGATCGCCGGCGCGTCACCGCCAGCGTCTCCTACAAATGGTGA
- the ihpB gene encoding divalent metal ion exporter adaptor subunit IhpB, whose amino-acid sequence MKIPSIILVAVVAAALGAYGYSLLAPAKPAPSAHAEHSEPRKPNDHVEQDEHGADRIRISDVKLAAAGVVLAEAAGATLTDTLAFNGILRTNQEAVVQVTPRFPGLAKSIQKRIGDKVGKDDLLAAIESNQSLTVYELKAPIAGTVIERQISLGEYASEQKPAFVVADLSTIWVDLSIYRQDLRRVRLNDEVLIDPDDGRGEIKGTISYMAPIGSSETQTALARVVLPNADGRLRPGLFVTARLILAARDVAVAVRRSAIQTPENKTIVFVREDGDKIEARPVETGDSDSRHVEIKAGLSAGERYVAENSFVVKAEMGKGEAEHD is encoded by the coding sequence ATGAAGATCCCCTCCATTATTCTCGTGGCCGTCGTTGCCGCCGCGCTCGGCGCTTACGGCTATTCCCTGCTCGCGCCGGCGAAGCCTGCACCCAGCGCGCATGCCGAGCATTCCGAGCCGAGGAAGCCGAACGACCATGTCGAGCAGGACGAGCACGGCGCCGACCGCATCCGCATCTCCGACGTGAAGCTGGCGGCCGCCGGTGTGGTGCTGGCGGAGGCTGCGGGCGCGACGCTGACCGACACGCTCGCCTTCAACGGCATTCTGCGCACCAACCAGGAAGCCGTGGTGCAGGTGACGCCGCGCTTTCCGGGCCTCGCCAAATCCATCCAGAAGCGCATCGGCGACAAGGTCGGCAAGGACGATCTGCTCGCCGCGATCGAGAGCAACCAAAGCCTCACCGTCTACGAGCTGAAGGCGCCCATTGCCGGCACCGTCATCGAGCGGCAGATCTCGCTCGGTGAATACGCCTCCGAACAGAAGCCTGCCTTCGTCGTCGCGGACCTCTCCACCATCTGGGTCGACCTGTCGATCTACCGGCAGGATCTCCGCCGCGTCCGTCTCAACGACGAGGTGCTGATCGATCCCGACGACGGTCGCGGCGAGATCAAGGGCACGATCTCCTACATGGCGCCGATCGGCTCGAGCGAAACGCAGACCGCGCTCGCCCGCGTGGTGCTGCCCAATGCGGACGGGCGCCTACGGCCCGGCCTGTTCGTCACCGCGCGGTTGATCCTCGCCGCCCGCGACGTCGCGGTCGCGGTGCGCCGGAGCGCGATCCAGACGCCGGAGAACAAGACGATCGTGTTCGTACGCGAGGACGGCGACAAGATCGAGGCGCGGCCCGTGGAAACAGGCGATTCCGATTCGCGCCACGTCGAGATCAAGGCGGGCCTTTCGGCCGGCGAGCGTTACGTCGCCGAGAACAGCTTCGTCGTGAAGGCGGAGATGGGCAAGGGCGAGGCCGAACATGATTGA
- the pepT gene encoding peptidase T, with protein sequence MSSLTFSHTVTERFLRYVTIDTQSDPESPRSPSTEKQKDLGRVLAAELKAMGVADAHLDEYGYVYGTIPANTTKKVPVICFCSHMDTSPDVTGKDVKPQVLKNYRGGDITLPGDTSQVIRFNEHPALKNQIGNDIITTDGTTLLGADNKAGVAEIMDAAHFFINNPDVKHGTIKILFTPDEEIGRGVDNVDLKKLGADFGYTMDGESAGCVEDETFSADGATITINGVSAHPGYAKGKMEHAIKIAAAIVERLPKEGCSPETTSGKQGFLHPIGIEGALEQATLSFIVRDFTEEGLKEKEVLLEGIVKDVMKDYPRSTYTFEVKEQYRNMKQVIDRHPHVLEYAIEAIRRAGLRPMRTAIRGGTDGSRLSFMGLPCPNIFAGEHAFHSRLEWVSRQDMEKAVQTIVHLAMIWEEKA encoded by the coding sequence ATGTCCTCCCTCACCTTTTCGCACACCGTGACCGAGCGCTTCCTGCGCTACGTCACCATCGACACCCAGTCCGATCCGGAATCCCCTCGCTCGCCCTCGACCGAGAAGCAGAAGGATCTCGGCCGCGTGCTCGCCGCCGAGCTCAAGGCCATGGGCGTCGCGGACGCGCATCTCGACGAATACGGCTACGTCTACGGCACGATCCCGGCCAACACGACGAAGAAGGTGCCGGTGATCTGCTTCTGCTCGCACATGGATACCTCGCCCGACGTCACCGGCAAGGACGTCAAGCCGCAAGTTCTGAAGAACTATCGCGGCGGCGACATCACGCTACCGGGCGACACCAGCCAGGTGATCCGCTTCAATGAGCACCCCGCGCTGAAGAACCAGATCGGCAACGACATCATCACCACCGACGGCACGACGCTCTTGGGGGCCGACAACAAGGCCGGCGTTGCCGAGATCATGGATGCCGCGCATTTCTTCATCAACAATCCCGATGTGAAACACGGCACCATCAAGATCCTGTTCACGCCGGACGAAGAGATCGGCCGCGGCGTCGACAATGTCGACCTGAAGAAGCTGGGCGCCGATTTCGGCTACACCATGGACGGCGAGAGCGCCGGCTGCGTCGAGGACGAGACCTTCTCGGCCGACGGCGCCACCATCACCATCAACGGCGTCAGCGCCCATCCCGGTTACGCCAAGGGCAAGATGGAGCACGCCATCAAGATCGCAGCCGCCATCGTCGAGCGCCTGCCGAAGGAAGGCTGCTCGCCGGAGACAACCTCGGGCAAGCAGGGCTTCCTGCATCCGATCGGCATCGAGGGCGCGCTGGAGCAGGCAACGCTCTCCTTCATCGTCCGCGACTTCACCGAGGAAGGGCTGAAGGAGAAGGAGGTCCTGCTCGAGGGTATCGTCAAGGACGTGATGAAGGACTATCCGCGCTCGACCTACACGTTCGAGGTGAAGGAGCAGTACCGCAACATGAAGCAGGTGATCGACCGTCACCCGCACGTGCTCGAATATGCCATCGAAGCGATCCGCCGCGCCGGCCTGCGCCCGATGCGCACTGCGATCCGCGGCGGCACCGACGGCTCGCGCCTGTCCTTCATGGGCCTGCCCTGCCCCAACATCTTCGCCGGCGAGCACGCCTTTCACTCCCGGCTCGAATGGGTTAGCCGGCAGGATATGGAAAAGGCGGTGCAGACCATCGTGCATCTGGCGATGATCTGGGAAGAGAAGGCCTGA